CCAGTAAGACGCAAAACGCTCAACCATTTCACCCACGGTGTGCGTTTCCTGCTGCAAGGGTCCGAAATTCCAGCCATGACTGTATTTCTCAGGCTCGCCAGCCATTTTTTCAACAAGCAATAAATATCCGTATAACGGATCAAGCACATGCTGCCACGGCCGCGTCGCTCTCGGATACCGGATCGATACAGGATCATTTTTAACAAACGCCCTGAACATGTCAGGTATTAAGCGATCTGCGGCAAAGTCACCACCGCCAATAACATTACCCGCCCGAACAGAAGCAAGGGCCTGTCCTTTGTCAGAAAAAAAACTATGCCTATAAGCGTGGGTGACAAGCTCTGCACAACCTTTGCTGGCTGAATACGGATCATCACCACCGATGGGATCAGTCTCAACATACGGATGAGGCCTGCCGACATTATGATAACATTTGTCGCTGGTAACAATTACTGTACTAAGGACACTAGGGGTAAAGCGGACCGCTTCCAGCAATGAGGCGGTACCCATGATATTAGTCTGCAGGGTATCCAAAGGAGATTCATATGAATGACGAACAAGGGACTGGGCCGCAAGGTGTAAGACTATATCCGGCTCATAATCCTGCAATGTCTTCTGCAGAATAGACTGATCAATAATATCAGCATGGGTATGCTGAATATGTTTGAAAAAACGGCCAGCGTCCCAAAGACTGGGCTCTGAAGGTGGAGCAAGCGCATAGCCGCAAACATTTGCGCCTAAAGCCTGAAGCATGCATATCAGCCAGCTGCCCTTAAACCCCGTATCTCCGGTGATGAAAACACGCTTATCGTTATAAAATCTTACCAAATTTTCCATGGAGCCTTTCCTGCGTTCCACAAACCATTCAACCGCTCTGTATCACGCATTGTATCCATCCATCCCCAGAAGCCGTCATTTTTGTAGACCATCAGTTCACCTTGATTCGCCAGCTTTTCGAGAGGGCCATACTCAAAATCACAGTCCTCATCTGTACTCAGATAGTCAAACACTTTTCGATTGAGCACAAAGAAGCCGCTATTCACATAATTATTTTTTGTCTCGCTTGGCTTTTCTATAAAACTGGACACCTGATCACCATCCAGGCGCAGTTCTCCAAATTGATTTGCAGGAGAAGCTCCGGTCAGGGTGGCTATTTTTCCGTGAGAATGGTGAAATTCTATCAAGGCATTTACATCAATATCAGCTACACCATCGCCATATGTAACCATGAACGTGTCGCCTT
Above is a genomic segment from Marinifilum sp. JC120 containing:
- the rfbG gene encoding CDP-glucose 4,6-dehydratase: MENLVRFYNDKRVFITGDTGFKGSWLICMLQALGANVCGYALAPPSEPSLWDAGRFFKHIQHTHADIIDQSILQKTLQDYEPDIVLHLAAQSLVRHSYESPLDTLQTNIMGTASLLEAVRFTPSVLSTVIVTSDKCYHNVGRPHPYVETDPIGGDDPYSASKGCAELVTHAYRHSFFSDKGQALASVRAGNVIGGGDFAADRLIPDMFRAFVKNDPVSIRYPRATRPWQHVLDPLYGYLLLVEKMAGEPEKYSHGWNFGPLQQETHTVGEMVERFASYWDGSKVVCDSKEHPHEAVYLGLDCTQASAKLQWQPRLSFAESVEWTADWYLRWENGEDAFALCLEQVEAFLSLK
- the rfbF gene encoding glucose-1-phosphate cytidylyltransferase encodes the protein MQTVILCGGLGTRLREETEFRPKPMVTIGARPILWHIMKIYAHYNHNEFILALGYKGEVIKDYFVNYEWMSNDITLQLGNPESLRSHGHHAEADWTVTLANTGAHNLKGSRLKQIEKYIKGDTFMVTYGDGVADIDVNALIEFHHSHGKIATLTGASPANQFGELRLDGDQVSSFIEKPSETKNNYVNSGFFVLNRKVFDYLSTDEDCDFEYGPLEKLANQGELMVYKNDGFWGWMDTMRDTERLNGLWNAGKAPWKIW